The genomic stretch TGACAACCTTGTAAAATACATCCTTccattttttatggtttcctgCTATTTAGAGTGAAGTTTACTTCATTTCCTACTGTTTAGAGTGAAGTTTACTTCATGTTGAACATATGACCCTTAAACCAAGCAGATTTTAGTAGGCAATAAGTTTTCAGTTACTTCGGGtttaaactgaaattagaacCTTGGGCACATGAGGTTGCTGCCTTTTTATGCCGTGGGTTCAACACATGATTAACACACTGAAGGATGAAAGACCACTTGACAACAAACTTTTTCTAGAGCCTAGAGGTCTCAGCAGCTCCATTATAGCTCTTATCAGGATGTCAAAATGAATCATAGTCTTTGTTTTTGCATTATTAGCTGGAGCACTCAATATTTTGCAGcgaatttttttgttatttcatctAAGTAATACTTGGTGCTGATTTCATCTGTAGAGTGGTGGAGGAACTGCAAATAAACTTTTGTCCTGGGATCAAGACTAATAAGTTCCAGAGAACTTGAGTAAGTTGTGTAATCTTCTTTCCCTCGGAGAGTACTGGTGGATGTtggttgcattttttttcttctttcatctctatGTGTTTAACATCTGTAGGGACTACTAGAAAGTTATCTAATGTCAACATAATTGTGAATCTGGCTTCAATTTTGAGATAATCGATGGCTTGATGCTAAAATATGATTATTTGTACAAAAGAGTATCCATCAAGTCGTTTTGCTACTAGAAGGTGGTGCCTTCAACTGATGAGTTCCAAAGGTTTGAGGCTTCTAAGGAATATCAATCTAATGATACCAAGTGGCTTTTTGGTCTTTATggtgagggaagaagaaagtgtTCCAAGAAGAGTGACAACGGTAAAACCGTTGTGAGCTAAATGATCTTGTGTTTTTCGGGCAATTATCGTAGATGTTCACAcaagagacattcaagatcaaGCTCCTTGATGTATGGTTTTTGctagtgattttttttatggatgagacaaaagcagtgATAATGCTAAGTTGAAGTTATAGTGATCAACTTGGAATCGAAAAGAATTAAGATAAGTATCACGAAAATGGAATATATGgtatgtaactttagttacacggATGGATAATGCGGTGGTAAAtattgatgagagggagattccgtaaaatgattattttaggtatttgggctcaatcacataaagaaggtgatatagaggatgatttgTCATAGAGAATttaaataggatggatgaagtgaagagatgtgtccggagtgttgtgtgatcctCGTATTCCTTTAAActtaaaggaaatttttataagACAAACATGAGAcgagctatgatgtatggtacTGAATGTTAGGAAGTTTAGAAGCATCAAAAGATAAACTCAGTGTAGCtaagatgaggatgatgagatggatgtgtgCAAAACTAgtaaggataaagtaagaaattaTCAAATTggagttgatttgggagtaaatccaatacatgataagctacgagtAAGTCgattgaggtggcatggccaagTTCGACAAAGGCCTTTAGATGCTCTAATACCCAGCCCCAGATAGTTGGGTTAAGGGCttaaggttgagttgttgttgtaataaGACCAGACTGATACATGGATCAGAATATTGGGCAGTCAAGAAATAATATACAgacaatttatttttatttttttggtaatgaaaaaggGTGCtctatggtagtgatcatagcccccaggacaAGCCCCCAAACGGCAAGCAGTGCTTCCGCAGGACCAATGAgcgatagtgggcatgccaaaaatcaaacccacaaccagccgactcgagcggtgatgggttgagggcattttcaccactaggctaccaatccCATTGGTACATATAGACAAAATTAATATAcctaagatgaggatgttgagatggagtagtggtaaaactagagaagatagaaataagaaatgaacatattagaggTAATTTTGACGTAGTCCCAATACATTATAAGTGGAgtgaaagtcatttgaggtggaaTGGACAAATGCAATGAAGACCTCTCTGAATGCATTGGAGAGGATTGATATGATTCAAATGGATGAGCTTAAAAAGGAAGGGCCAGGCCTAAATGACTTCAGGAGAAGTGCTGAGAAAGAAATGTATGGATTATTTATGGTTGACAACAAATATGATTTTGAATAGAATTTGAATGATGAAACAGGAACCATCTAGTTGACCCCATCTAATTGGGAGGCttggttgagttgagttgagttgagttgtatcaTATTTTATATGAAAGAATTATCATCCTTTCTGATATAAATGAGTAATTGCTAAAAATTTAGACCTTGCTTCTACTAGTTCTGAGCAACTTAAATTTGTCCATTGCATTTTATGAATCACCTACCTATCAATTAGAAAGTAAATTTTTGttgttctccttttcttttttttgttgctgtccttttcttttccttaagcCATCTAGGCATGCTATGCACCAATGCCTATAAAAGAGATGAGGGCCCAATTAGAAGAGTATGTTGGCAAAGATATTAGCACATCGGAATGAGCAGGTCCAAGTCAAATTCCATGAATGCAAAGGGGAAGCGTTTGAGGATTTAACTTATTTAGAGCATTGCACTGCAATTGAATGGCAGATTTCAATGAAACAAGATGCTTCTTTTTCAACTCAGTGGACCAAATCTCTCACAGGACCTTGAATCAACATTATGCAAGAGGTTCCCAAAGAAGCACAAGAAACAGGCCAAAGGCTTGGCAACAGAAGGGTGGAGATAATATAAAATCTAGTAAATTGCACCATGAAGCACCATGTCAGTTTAAAACTACTGTTTTTTATcagcaaaatgaaaattttactaaTGAACAAtacaagaaggagagagagcatGCACATGAGAAAGTGATTGGGGGCCTGCGAGAGAAACCCATTTAACTGCCTCACCCCGACCCTCCTTTGTAGGGTAAGGGTAAATATTTTATACTACTTAGCCTAGGCAGGTTGAATAAGAAGTTTATTCAGACCCACCTTACCCTTTGACCGGCACACAGCCTAGATATTAGGCCCAGCCCGTTTatggatttctttttttctttattaagttTTTACTAAGATTTATTGAAGTATTATCTATATATTGGTAAACGATTATGATGTGTGTTAGGAAATTGGGTGAAATCTGTTTTGGACATAGGTTTACCCACTTCACCCATTTAGGCTATGTATTGTAACGATTCTATTTTTTAAACATGGTTTTGGGTCTAGCAcatttttttgcatttctatttttttggagtgattctgcatcttaaatgttgtatggtaatccaaaaaaaaattgattttgtgacctgaaagaaacagaaacatgtatggttcgtacttaacagaatcgtttctgttagaaaccaatatttacataaaatgtcatcttcaccatgggtgtcaaagttgtgatttttaaataaaatctaaggatagtcaatggttttttaataaattctaagttatgaaaACCATTATTACCCAGATAGCTTAAGTCGAATGAGACATAAATAAGAATAGctccatatcaacaacatggtgttcacgtcaaatatgaaatatttggccgtgtttccttgccatatgaaatttgaaatgtttgaacaaaaatatgatttactcatatcttgaattgccttgcATGCCATTGACGAATCATTAGActtgctcctcctccttttcgcaTTTGGAGTCCTATCATGCCTATGCTTAGTAGTTGGCCTTTTTTCCACTGCTTCAGTTTTAGTGTCACCTAATGGAGTAACTTCATCAGCGGAACTTGACTCATCACAAGACTCAATCATATTCCTAGCATCATCGGCCCCCATAGTTTCCAACACGGTTGTTTGAGTCCCACTTCCTTCGCCGTCTGCATATGTATCACCAAATACCATACATAGTTCTGGCCATTGTGGTAGTCCGTGCTTCTTAAAtcgtgcccaagtagggttatcctaataaataaaaaatactcataatcaaatacttgaattgatatatcctggcatttcaaaatactcaaattaaatacaaattgagGATACCTTAATATGGGATTCCCAGatggattcatcatcaacagtacaagttcttgaagcagtatcccaaccaaaaccaattGTCTCCAACAGCTTCTTAAACTGACTATAATCCTGCCTCAGTTTGTTCACTTTGTTCTTCAACTGTACAATGGCATAGTTGACCCGagttttttctttgaagttattGGCAATGTTGTTCCAACCAGCTTTATTAAAAGTCGAAGTAgtcctatttcctttcttaactTCCTCTACCATCAGAACAATAAGGGTGTCTACATTTGCTTGGCTCCATTTTGCAGTCTCATTAACTGCTTGTGTTGAAGTTGacattttctcactattttaccaaaaaaaaaaagaacatgaatttaaaatccaaattgaaaacaaTGATTTTCACCAAGGCACCCTAACCCTTAATCTATGAAACCCCTATGACCTTACTCACACAGGGCTTTCAAAGGCCTTCAAATGAGGTTTTGAATACATATTGGGTTGTACTAAAATGAACCAGTGGCATTCACAAGAAAACTAGCAGGAACATGAAATTTTCAGGCATATATAGTAGCAACAAATGGCTATTATGTGTAACTAACAATATATCTTGTAGACCACCATAAGTATCCAACAAATGGCCATTAGGAAGTTACACAATAGGACTTTGCATAGCACTACAAAGTATGAACAATTTGTTCTAGAAAGGACTTAAAGTGAAAAACTGAAGAACTTATAGGAGAATGGTATCAATAGCTAGTTCAGGAGCGAAAATGCCCACGGTCCACATACACTAGTTCACTCACTCAATTAAACACCATGTGATGTAGAGGAATTTATAACATACTCCCGTAAGAAGAATAAAGGTAAGGCAAAGAGGCCTTAATGGCCTTTCTTATGTTTTTCCAAACAGGACTTAGTGGCCTTTAATCTGTCCTGCTAGCTTGGAATTGGATCCACCAGTCCAAGCCGTGGGTTAGTCTTTACTTGTTTTGATTCTTTTCTTAACTATTACTTTTAGTAGCTAAGATACATTAGGACTCTCCCCACATGGAGAGTTccatttttactttcttttcagTTTCCTAATAGCTTGTAAACTGTATTTCAGTTTCCTGATAGGAAAACTCAGTATTATTCAGTTTTACTTATAAGTTATAAAAGCCATGAGCTCCCCGTGTTTTATGATGAAAGAAATTGATGTTTGCTTCAATGGAGCTACCGCGAGATTCAGTTAAAGGGTGGGAAATACTTGGGATCAGTGTGATTCTGATCCAGGTTTGATGGTGGGAAGCCAAAAGTTACATTCTTCCATCATATAATCTGTTTTCCTCCTTCATTTAAGTGTTGTTTCATCTGTTCCTATTCAGGCTTGCTGTTATCTATTTAATCTGAGTTTTgggtaggattatcatctaatTATTGGTGGTTACGTACTGTTCATACTGGGAATTAAATGACAGCAAGAATCATCTATAATAGACCTGGTGGCTACCCTGTTTTAGAGCACCTTTTGTCAGAAACGAGATTCCATACAAAGAGGCATATGTCCAGCAGATCCCTCCCATCTTTTGGGGTATTAATGGGACCACCAAAGAGGGTCCTTCACCTTGGAGGTGATCTAATCACCAAGGGGGTGTCATTCTTATATATAAAAATGGAAACCAATTGGGAGAGTCAATTCTCATAtgggaaaagaaacaaagagcAACAAATTTAACAAAATGCAAAAGCACAACATTTTGTTGACAACCAAACCCTCAACCCCCAGGTGGGGGATTTTATTAtcataaagaaaatcttgtgCAACCAAGCCAAGTCGTTTGGAACATAAATAGTTGAGCTGTAGAAGTTTCATACTCCAAAATCTGTTCCatatttgaaaatccaaaagcACTGGATGAATTGGGAATATGATAAAACTTACAAACAAGATgacaaatgacaaaataataaaaagagttGCAAAGTTCATAGGACAATAATAAAAAGAGTGACGAGGGACTGAATTTCTAGTAAGAAAAATGCTGGCTCACTCCAATAGATTAACTAAGTGGAAACCTTGGGTGACTCCAGCATTTGAGTTACACAAGAGCCGGGCACTATGCATGCTAAGAATTTGAAGCAAGCCACATATCCAAGTCTGCTACCTCTTACATTAAACAAAATCATGAGGCtagaaaaaagggggaaaaaggaaataacCTAAAAGTCCTGAATCCTCTATCTAAaacttcttttgatttgattttctaacaAAATTTTATGGACTGCATCACAATAATTAAGCTCAGAGGAGCTGGCTATAGTCCTATTACTGTACTGGATgttagccattcattgtaacaAAGATAAGGCTAATCACTAACATGGGAAATCTGTTGAGGCAACTCAAGGCTAGAGCTCTACATAATTTTTGCATACTACCATATATGATTACTTAGCTTTAAGGAACATCACTTCTAGGACCTAAATCTCAAACACAAATTACAAAGCACATTGGTAATCATTGTCAATGTTCCAAATTAACAACCCAAAAGTAATGATTAATCAAGCCATTTGTGATTCAGTTTTCACCATTCCTAGCAAAAATATATCTAAGTTGCATCACTACCAAATTCAATCCCATAGACAAAAGCTTCAGATAGAGCAGGTTCAGCAATAGATGACAGTGGTTGAATTGAATCTATTATCTCAATGCACAAGGACAGCAATCTCAgctgaagaaactcaaaaaatctaaataattcCTTATACAAAGGGTTCCAGTGAAACAGCTTACTCTGACTATCCCAAGGAGGATTCCAATATGGCTCCATTGccaaaatttttccaaattaaaaacaagaaaaatacagTTCATcagtatatataaaaaatactaGTAAGGATGACAACCACAATCTCAGTTATAAGATATGTTAAATATAAAGGCATCCAAATGCAACTCGAAAGCAAACCATTGATGTAAGCTAACAATCAGATCATGGTGAAACAAACTTTCACGTTATTCTCCCCATCATGCATTGCAAATTCTGTATCCAACAATACTCCTTTTAAATCACCTAATTTCAACTTACAATTCAAAGCAAGCATTTTGCATATGTATCAGTTAGACAAAGAGGAGCAACCACTAAAATGAGAATCAGATTAGAATCTCCTCTCATGTATGAAAGGTGCAACATCAAAGCTTCTTAATCAATGTTCATAGCCATATCAAATATAACATTAGTCCTCATAATTCTCTCATACCACCAAGAAAAGGATGAACTGAGATTAGAGAAGGGAAGGGGGCGTACCTCTGAGCAAAGTTCAAACCCCACTGAAGTGACAGAAGAAACCTCGCAGATCTTGTGCGTCTTCGTGCACAGAGGAGTCCAAAACCCTCAACCTGCTAAACCGTAGAACAAGAACAAATTCAGGGggcagagggagaagagatcaagaaagaaagagaacgagagtgagagaaagagaaagagaaagagaacgagaaagagaaagagagagacagatcTTACAATACAGTTTCTCATCCACGGCAGGCGAAGAAGCTTCTTTCTCTCGATTCTCGTCGACGGCTGGAGCATCCACTTCCCGATTTGGTTTGGCTCTGCTTCTCTCTTCAGGATTTCCAAGAAAGGAGAAATAGGGTGTGCTGCTTaccattttcttatgttttaacCGCAAATTTCGGTTTTACCCTTTCGTACTTAAGTGGAACCTTCATTCTGCGCCTTTTTTTCAGAATCGATTCTGAGTGTGAGAAGCTTGCTTTTCATGCTTCAAAAAATGGATTCTAAAACCTAAAAAGTgccggttcatttcaaaaaaacaaaaaattgaaccTGACTTACCATACAACTTTTAccccatttctgtttcaaaaaaatgaaaaaattatagaattgattttttaaaagattacagtacagagccttacTCACCAGATAATGGCATTTCTCATCCATGCCCTATAGAACCCCATAGGCTAAGGGTAATTTGGTTTCTACCTACTACAAAGGGTACTGATAAGACTTCTACCAAGCCCTATCCTCCCCGTCTCCAGCCCAGCCCTAGTGGCTGATTTGAGGGTACATGAATATCTGTCTTTTTTCTCGTATAAAAGATATAATATATGTTAGTCAAGGGGCTAGGAGCAATGGGCCAAAGTTTGGCCTCCTATGTAGATGGACCACAGTGAGACAAAGCAGCAGAGCAGCTTACACCACCTTAAAAATGCTCAACACTTTTCACAACAGTAGTCCTGTTTCACTCACAGAAAAGGCCTCCAACATCttccattttaatatttttgacTATTCTACTAGAAATTTAAATCAAGACAATGAAGACCAAGGAAGAATAGGATTGCTTTGTGAAAGGCCTCTTGAACTTCTAGAAATGGCAGGGAGAAATACGTGTAAAAGTTAAAGGAAGAATTGTAACATATATTATTCAATCCAACTCCTCAATTTGGTTTGATAGCCCATTCCATGCCTACATGGTATAGAAATTTCCAATATAAATGaggaatttttcataaaaatgcttaaaaaaaataaaagggaataaCATGTACACAAAATAATTCTAAAATAGGAGGAATTTTTCCACT from Macadamia integrifolia cultivar HAES 741 chromosome 14, SCU_Mint_v3, whole genome shotgun sequence encodes the following:
- the LOC122060690 gene encoding uncharacterized protein LOC122060690 → MLQPSTRIERKKLLRLPWMRNCIVEGFGLLCARRRTRSARFLLSLQWGLNFAQSEKMSTSTQAVNETAKWSQANVDTLIVLMVEEVKKGNRTTSTFNKAGWNNIANNFKEKTRVNYAIVQLKNKVNKLRQDYSQFKKLLETIGFGWDTASRTCTVDDESIWESHIKDNPTWARFKKHGLPQWPELCMVFGDTYADGEGSGTQTTVLETMGADDARNMIESCDESSSADEVTPLGDTKTEAVEKRPTTKHRHDRTPNAKRRRSKSNDSSMACKAIQDMSKSYFCSNISNFIWQGNTAKYFIFDVNTMLLIWSYSYLCLIRLKLSG